The following proteins come from a genomic window of Chitinivibrionales bacterium:
- a CDS encoding aminotransferase class I/II-fold pyridoxal phosphate-dependent enzyme, which translates to MQFIDLKAQQALIETSLKKRIETVLSHGKYIMGPEIFELEEKLANYCGVKHCVCCSSGTDALLLALMAYDIGPGDAVFTTPFTFIATAEVISLLGATPVFVDINPETFNIDAGKLQQAIADVTSGKKSSPGAPEGLKPRGVIPVDIFGCPAEYDTIGKVARENNLFVLEDACQSFGARYKNKRACSLGDMAATSFFPAKPLGCYGDGGAVFLNDDALSEKITSIRIHGQGSNKYDNVRIGLNGRMDTMQAAVLLCKLDLFDKELENRQGVAHRYGEALSGGFTLQTVPEHSMSAWAQYAIVSDNRDEIIGKLKAANIPAAIYYPKPLHLQDAFSLLGHTKGDFPVSESIADRIFSVPFHPYLEKEDQQRIIKAIRG; encoded by the coding sequence ATGCAATTCATTGATCTCAAGGCCCAGCAGGCATTAATTGAAACCTCGCTAAAAAAGCGGATTGAAACGGTTCTGTCCCACGGCAAATATATCATGGGGCCCGAAATTTTCGAGCTTGAAGAAAAACTTGCGAACTACTGCGGGGTAAAGCATTGTGTGTGCTGTTCCAGCGGCACCGATGCGCTTCTTTTAGCACTGATGGCCTATGATATCGGTCCGGGTGATGCTGTTTTTACCACGCCCTTTACGTTCATTGCCACCGCCGAGGTTATTTCCCTTCTGGGAGCGACCCCGGTATTTGTTGATATCAATCCGGAGACATTCAATATCGATGCCGGCAAACTGCAACAGGCGATCGCTGATGTAACGAGCGGTAAAAAGTCTTCGCCGGGCGCGCCTGAGGGCCTGAAACCACGGGGCGTAATCCCGGTCGATATATTCGGATGTCCCGCCGAGTACGATACCATAGGAAAAGTCGCCCGGGAAAACAACCTTTTTGTTCTGGAAGACGCCTGCCAGAGTTTCGGCGCGCGCTATAAAAACAAAAGAGCCTGCAGCCTGGGAGACATGGCGGCAACGAGTTTTTTCCCTGCCAAACCCCTGGGGTGTTATGGTGACGGTGGCGCCGTATTCTTAAATGATGATGCGCTCAGCGAAAAAATTACCTCGATCAGGATCCACGGTCAGGGAAGCAATAAGTACGATAATGTGCGGATCGGTCTCAACGGAAGAATGGACACCATGCAGGCCGCGGTGCTGCTCTGCAAGCTCGACCTGTTCGACAAGGAGCTGGAGAACCGCCAGGGTGTCGCACATCGGTATGGGGAAGCATTGAGCGGCGGTTTTACCTTGCAGACCGTGCCCGAACATAGCATGTCGGCATGGGCACAGTACGCGATTGTGAGCGATAATCGTGATGAAATTATCGGGAAACTCAAGGCTGCAAATATCCCGGCAGCAATTTATTACCCCAAACCGCTTCACCTGCAGGACGCCTTTTCATTGCTGGGGCATACAAAAGGCGATTTTCCGGTATCGGAATCGATTGCGGACCGGATTTTCAGCGTGCCCTTTCATCCGTACCTGGAAAAAGAGGACCAGCAGCGGATTATAAAAGCGATACGAGGATAG
- a CDS encoding NAD-dependent epimerase/dehydratase family protein, with protein MNILLTGTAGFIGFHVARKLLDRGDSVTGLDNFNPYYDVKIKEDRNAILEKYPGYRVIRCDLHDAEGMKKAFESGPYEVVCNLGAQAGVRYSLEHPHAYIDSNISGFLNVLEGCRHTGIKRLVYASSSSVYGGNTKLPFSEQDRVDTPVSLYAASKKANELMAHCYSHLYGFQTIGHRFFTVYGPWGRPDMAMWLFTKAILAGEPIKVFNKGDMQRDFTYIDDIVQGVVASLDAPDLAQCEVFNLGNNRSENLVDLITLIEKCLGCEAHKELLPMQMGDVKATYANIRHAKEMLGFEPTTPISEGVPKFIAWYKSYHG; from the coding sequence ATGAACATTCTCCTCACCGGCACAGCCGGCTTTATCGGGTTTCATGTCGCACGGAAGCTGCTTGATAGAGGCGACAGCGTTACCGGACTCGACAATTTCAATCCCTACTACGATGTGAAAATCAAGGAGGACCGGAATGCGATCTTGGAGAAATATCCCGGATACCGGGTTATCCGATGTGATCTTCATGATGCTGAGGGTATGAAAAAGGCTTTTGAGTCGGGTCCCTACGAGGTTGTCTGCAACCTTGGCGCCCAGGCCGGTGTGCGCTACTCGCTTGAGCATCCCCATGCCTATATTGACTCGAATATTTCGGGATTTTTAAATGTATTAGAAGGGTGCCGTCATACCGGAATCAAGCGCCTGGTCTACGCGTCGTCGTCGAGTGTGTATGGCGGTAACACCAAGCTTCCCTTTTCGGAGCAGGACCGGGTGGATACGCCGGTGAGTTTATATGCGGCCAGCAAGAAAGCCAATGAGCTGATGGCCCATTGTTATTCACATCTGTACGGTTTTCAGACAATCGGGCACCGGTTTTTCACGGTTTACGGTCCCTGGGGTCGGCCCGACATGGCCATGTGGCTCTTTACCAAGGCGATCCTGGCCGGGGAGCCGATCAAGGTGTTTAACAAAGGCGATATGCAGCGGGATTTTACCTATATCGATGATATTGTACAGGGAGTGGTTGCATCACTCGACGCTCCTGATCTGGCGCAGTGTGAGGTCTTTAATCTGGGAAATAACCGCTCCGAGAACCTTGTCGATTTAATTACGCTTATAGAAAAATGTCTGGGGTGTGAGGCACACAAAGAGCTTTTACCCATGCAGATGGGTGATGTCAAGGCTACCTATGCCAATATTCGCCATGCAAAGGAGATGCTGGGCTTTGAACCCACCACGCCAATAAGCGAAGGCGTGCCGAAATTTATTGCCTGGTATAAGAGCTATCATGGGTGA